One window from the genome of Limnochordia bacterium encodes:
- a CDS encoding helix-turn-helix transcriptional regulator yields MAVSYNKLWKLLVDKKMSKADLRKASGISPNTMTKLRRDEPVMLNVLDKICSTLSCNYGDIMDYIPDAERGDNT; encoded by the coding sequence ATGGCTGTTTCATATAATAAACTTTGGAAACTGCTTGTGGATAAGAAAATGAGCAAGGCAGACTTGCGTAAAGCCTCTGGCATATCTCCAAACACCATGACTAAACTGCGTCGGGACGAGCCAGTCATGCTTAATGTTTTGGATAAGATTTGCAGCACACTTAGTTGTAATTATGGAGATATTATGGACTACATTCCGGATGCGGAAAGGGGTGATAATACATGA
- a CDS encoding alpha/beta fold hydrolase, producing MRKQVQFANEGQTIFGILHYPEDTTGPVPGVLILHGFTGTKVEPHRVFVKMAERLVSLGIAALRFDFRGSGDSEGDFADMTLTEEISDAVVAVDYLADYPGIDSTKMGLIGLSLGGAVSACTAKLRPNLSAVVLWSAVADLMKTAIGDNVKALGVPMVEVAGRTLYDFGGNLVGMEFIEDLSNHNPPEELAGSNADVLVIHGDHDPTVPLSHSEIYRSAVAGSCGNIKVKIISGADHIYNSYHHEKELIDTTGEWLAQKLKG from the coding sequence ATGCGTAAACAAGTCCAGTTTGCTAATGAGGGCCAGACTATCTTCGGCATCCTGCACTATCCAGAAGATACCACCGGGCCCGTTCCAGGTGTTTTGATCTTGCATGGGTTTACCGGTACCAAGGTAGAGCCCCATAGAGTCTTTGTGAAAATGGCAGAACGTTTGGTTTCGTTGGGGATTGCCGCCCTGCGGTTTGACTTCCGTGGTTCAGGAGATAGCGAAGGCGACTTCGCGGATATGACCTTAACAGAGGAAATCAGCGATGCGGTGGTGGCTGTGGACTACCTGGCAGACTACCCAGGCATTGATTCCACTAAAATGGGCCTCATTGGCCTAAGTCTAGGTGGTGCCGTTTCCGCCTGCACTGCAAAGCTGCGTCCAAATCTTTCGGCTGTTGTACTCTGGTCTGCCGTCGCTGATCTAATGAAAACCGCAATCGGAGACAACGTTAAGGCCCTTGGCGTACCAATGGTGGAAGTTGCCGGCCGCACACTCTATGACTTCGGCGGCAATCTAGTAGGGATGGAGTTCATCGAGGATTTGTCCAATCATAACCCGCCGGAGGAATTGGCCGGGTCCAATGCCGATGTTCTAGTGATCCATGGCGATCATGATCCAACGGTACCCCTATCCCACAGTGAGATCTACCGCAGCGCAGTAGCCGGTTCCTGTGGTAATATAAAGGTCAAGATCATCTCCGGGGCCGACCACATATATAATTCCTATCATCATGAAAAAGAGCTTATCGATACCACCGGTGAGTGGTTGGCGCAAAAACTGAAGGGTTAG
- a CDS encoding ABC transporter ATP-binding protein/permease → MPNAMLAKPPKKATSLPKVEQSQVLPSEVERIVALAKSSEENTVYTLQTDLSLDGLNKVSWLVATESHLYLVDEERILQEVPLTDIADIRLRGLVGNGFLDVYGPTDLLFSVRYSNALARKFAEGARALNQLRLKGEVPPPSPDVHRMFCEKCGRVLPPRTGVCPACLDKKKVMRRLLNYTRPYFPHVFGIVVLMWISTAINLLPPMLNRYLVDDVLIPKDAYWLPWIVLALLLARVGNIGVAIARGRASAWLGSKISHDIRYEVYSQLQQLSIGYYDRQQLGSVVARVTHDANRLERFLLEAANYVLVEFFTLIGIGVMLFIMNWKLTLLVLVPAPLVVIGSTYAWRKLHGIYRRFWQKNSSFSGAVNDSLAGIRIVRAFAQEEKEIEKFSRHNYELYEAGVRAGTMEATIFPVLSFLTGVGGLLVWYVGGHQVIGGSISLGTLMAFIGYLGMFYGPLQAMSRLSDFASRSLAAAERIFEVLDAKPEVADAPKPVPINEIEGRVEFVDVTFGYEKHKPVLRNIDLQVEPGEMIGLVGHSGAGKSTMINLLCRFYDVDEGQILIDGHDIRDIPQRKLREQIGVVLQDTFLFNGTIADNIAYAKPDATLEEIMQAAMVANAHEFILRKPDGYDSPVGERGSRLSGGERQRISIARAVLHNPRILILDEATASVDTHTEEKIQEAIARLIEGRTTFAIAHRLSTLRNANRLFVLEKGRNVELGTHAELLAKRGVYYNLVQTQRKISRMKGVDG, encoded by the coding sequence ATGCCAAATGCGATGTTAGCCAAGCCCCCGAAAAAGGCGACATCCCTTCCTAAGGTGGAGCAAAGCCAGGTGCTTCCCTCGGAAGTTGAACGGATTGTGGCCTTAGCAAAAAGCAGTGAAGAGAACACGGTTTATACACTGCAGACAGATCTTTCTCTAGATGGCTTAAACAAGGTCTCCTGGCTAGTGGCGACGGAAAGTCATTTGTACTTAGTGGACGAGGAAAGGATATTACAGGAAGTCCCCTTAACGGATATTGCAGACATTAGACTACGGGGTCTAGTAGGAAATGGATTCCTGGATGTCTATGGGCCCACGGATCTGCTTTTCTCGGTAAGATACAGCAATGCCCTTGCCCGGAAGTTTGCCGAAGGGGCCCGGGCATTGAACCAGCTCCGCCTAAAGGGTGAGGTTCCCCCCCCATCCCCTGATGTACACAGGATGTTTTGTGAGAAATGTGGCCGGGTACTCCCGCCTCGAACTGGGGTCTGTCCGGCTTGCCTAGATAAGAAGAAGGTAATGCGACGTCTGCTCAATTACACACGGCCTTACTTTCCCCACGTTTTTGGTATTGTAGTGCTCATGTGGATTAGTACTGCAATCAACCTTCTTCCACCCATGCTCAATCGCTACTTGGTGGACGATGTTCTAATACCCAAGGATGCCTACTGGTTGCCTTGGATCGTCCTGGCGTTGCTATTGGCTCGGGTTGGGAATATTGGTGTGGCCATCGCCCGGGGACGAGCATCGGCCTGGTTGGGGAGCAAGATTAGTCATGACATTCGCTATGAAGTCTACTCCCAACTCCAGCAGTTGTCCATTGGGTATTACGATCGTCAGCAATTGGGTTCTGTTGTGGCTCGGGTCACCCATGATGCTAATCGCCTTGAACGCTTCTTGCTAGAAGCGGCTAATTACGTCCTTGTTGAGTTCTTTACCCTCATCGGCATAGGGGTGATGCTTTTTATCATGAACTGGAAGCTGACCCTGTTGGTCCTAGTGCCGGCACCCTTAGTAGTGATTGGCTCCACCTATGCTTGGCGGAAACTGCACGGGATCTATCGGCGATTCTGGCAGAAAAACAGCTCCTTTAGTGGTGCAGTTAACGACAGCCTCGCCGGGATCCGCATTGTCCGCGCCTTTGCCCAGGAGGAAAAGGAGATCGAGAAGTTTAGCCGTCATAATTACGAACTCTATGAAGCAGGCGTACGGGCAGGAACCATGGAGGCTACGATCTTTCCGGTATTGTCGTTTCTGACCGGGGTGGGGGGTCTTTTGGTTTGGTATGTGGGTGGTCACCAGGTGATCGGTGGCAGTATTAGCCTTGGAACCTTGATGGCCTTCATTGGTTATTTAGGAATGTTCTACGGACCCTTACAGGCGATGAGCCGGCTGAGCGATTTTGCTTCCCGATCTCTAGCTGCAGCCGAGCGCATCTTTGAAGTATTGGATGCAAAACCTGAGGTGGCTGATGCGCCAAAACCCGTACCGATCAATGAAATTGAGGGTCGTGTGGAGTTTGTGGATGTCACCTTTGGTTATGAGAAGCACAAGCCAGTGCTCAGGAATATTGATCTACAAGTGGAGCCCGGGGAGATGATCGGGTTGGTCGGTCACTCGGGTGCCGGTAAGTCCACCATGATCAATCTGTTGTGCCGGTTTTATGATGTTGACGAGGGTCAGATCCTCATCGATGGACATGATATCCGGGATATCCCCCAAAGAAAGCTGCGTGAGCAAATTGGGGTGGTGCTCCAAGACACTTTTCTATTCAACGGTACCATTGCGGATAACATTGCCTATGCCAAGCCCGATGCTACCCTCGAGGAGATTATGCAGGCTGCTATGGTGGCAAATGCCCATGAGTTTATTCTGAGAAAACCCGACGGGTACGATTCCCCGGTAGGAGAACGGGGGAGTAGACTATCCGGTGGGGAGCGTCAGCGGATTTCCATCGCCCGGGCTGTACTGCATAACCCAAGGATCTTAATCCTTGATGAAGCCACTGCATCAGTGGATACCCACACCGAAGAGAAGATCCAAGAGGCCATTGCCCGGTTGATTGAAGGGCGTACTACTTTTGCCATTGCCCATCGGCTCTCCACGTTGCGTAATGCCAACCGGTTGTTTGTTTTAGAGAAGGGCCGGAATGTAGAGCTTGGCACCCATGCGGAGCTGTTGGCCAAACGGGGAGTCTACTACAATCTAGTACAGACCCAGCGGAAGATATCCCGGATGAAGGGAGTAGATGGCTAG
- a CDS encoding DUF1854 domain-containing protein, giving the protein MSIEENLQFLPEESLKFTKSMGGVLRLTTSDRSYPQVNVRWAFPLTHKNAYVTVHDAADEYIGMIKDPSKLEKTSKKLVADALAARYYMPEIKKIKVAKEDLGIVYWQVDTNFGPREFVVRDLRGSVTVINKGYLLLQDVNENRYILDYTKLDQESSSLLERVL; this is encoded by the coding sequence ATGTCTATCGAGGAGAACTTACAGTTTCTGCCCGAAGAATCGCTCAAATTTACCAAGAGCATGGGAGGAGTCCTGCGCCTGACTACGTCTGATCGAAGCTATCCTCAAGTGAATGTGCGGTGGGCCTTTCCGTTGACTCATAAAAATGCGTATGTTACGGTACATGATGCAGCCGATGAGTATATTGGGATGATTAAGGATCCGAGTAAACTGGAGAAGACATCGAAGAAGCTAGTGGCCGACGCCTTGGCTGCCCGATACTATATGCCTGAGATCAAGAAGATAAAGGTAGCTAAGGAAGACTTAGGGATCGTCTACTGGCAGGTGGACACCAATTTCGGTCCGAGGGAATTTGTTGTCCGGGATCTGCGCGGTAGTGTTACAGTGATTAACAAAGGATATCTCTTACTGCAGGATGTCAATGAGAACCGCTATATTCTAGATTACACCAAACTAGATCAGGAGAGCTCCTCTCTGCTAGAACGGGTGCTGTAG
- a CDS encoding DNA-binding response regulator, which translates to MKRVIIIHSDEGNLEPIAEVIRTGLKEEPDRARVEIVSVAACTSPFSVRPYDLVCIGSPVRGLFGGRIAPDVVNLISRCNGIEGKRCAVFVTKKLFGTNKALQQMMALLEKQGALVQDFDVLSCQGAEEFGRRLLNLLE; encoded by the coding sequence ATGAAAAGAGTAATTATTATCCATAGTGATGAAGGAAACCTTGAACCCATTGCCGAGGTGATTAGAACTGGTCTCAAGGAGGAACCGGACCGGGCCCGGGTGGAGATTGTGAGTGTTGCCGCCTGCACGAGCCCTTTTTCCGTAAGGCCCTATGACTTGGTCTGTATCGGTAGTCCTGTCCGGGGACTTTTTGGTGGTCGGATTGCCCCAGATGTAGTAAACTTGATTAGTAGGTGCAATGGCATAGAAGGTAAGCGATGTGCCGTCTTTGTTACCAAAAAACTGTTTGGTACCAATAAGGCTTTGCAGCAGATGATGGCCCTTCTAGAAAAGCAGGGTGCTTTGGTTCAGGACTTTGACGTACTGAGTTGTCAAGGGGCTGAGGAGTTTGGTCGACGGCTCTTGAATCTGCTGGAGTAG
- the ilvD gene encoding dihydroxy-acid dehydratase has translation MPSAQVTKGINRAPHRSLFYAMGYTEEELQRPLIGVVNSANEIIPGHVDLQRITDAVKSGIRMAGGTPIEFPAIGVCDGIAMGHAGMHYSLASRELIADSIEVMARAHAFDGLVMIPNCDKIVPGMLMAAARLNLPCIVVSGGPMLSGDYRGKKTDLNDVFEAVGAYSAGKIDEAELKELEESACPGCGSCSGMFTANSMNCITEVLGLGLPGNGTIPAVHAGRKRLAKQAGMQIMTLVEKNLRPKDILTEAAFLNALTVDMALGCSTNTILHLTAIAHEAGVTLDLKLVNEISKKTPHLCHLRPGGVHHVEDLHQAGGIPAVMKELSQGGLLDLDVLTVSTKTIGTNIAQAKTLRPDVIRTLDNPYHEEGGLAVLWGNLAPAGAVVKQSAVAPEMMQHRGPARVFDSEEAAVEAILGGKIKPKDVVVIRYEGPKGGPGMREMLSPTSAVAGMGLDKEVALITDGRFSGATRGASIGHVSPEAAGAGPIALVEEDDEIIIDIPNKSLELNVSEKVLAERRKHWQAPPPKVTEGYLKRYAKLVTSAATGAVFAD, from the coding sequence TTGCCCAGTGCACAAGTAACAAAGGGAATCAATCGTGCGCCCCATCGTTCTTTGTTTTACGCGATGGGATATACAGAAGAGGAATTGCAGCGTCCGTTAATCGGAGTGGTTAACTCAGCCAACGAGATCATCCCCGGCCATGTTGACCTGCAGCGTATTACAGACGCAGTCAAAAGTGGCATCCGGATGGCCGGTGGGACACCGATAGAGTTTCCGGCAATTGGGGTATGTGATGGCATTGCCATGGGACATGCAGGGATGCACTATTCCCTAGCAAGCCGAGAACTAATTGCCGATTCGATAGAGGTTATGGCCAGAGCCCATGCCTTCGATGGCCTAGTGATGATCCCCAACTGCGACAAAATAGTCCCTGGGATGCTCATGGCCGCAGCCCGGCTGAATTTGCCCTGTATTGTTGTAAGTGGTGGACCGATGCTAAGTGGAGACTACCGTGGTAAGAAGACGGACCTAAACGACGTATTTGAAGCGGTGGGAGCCTATTCTGCGGGCAAGATCGATGAAGCCGAGCTCAAGGAACTAGAGGAAAGTGCGTGTCCTGGATGCGGTTCTTGCTCGGGTATGTTCACCGCAAACTCGATGAACTGCATTACTGAAGTCCTAGGTTTAGGTCTGCCAGGTAATGGGACTATCCCTGCTGTACATGCCGGCAGAAAAAGGCTAGCCAAACAGGCCGGTATGCAGATTATGACCTTGGTTGAGAAGAACCTAAGGCCTAAGGATATTCTCACCGAAGCTGCATTCTTAAACGCACTGACGGTAGATATGGCCTTGGGTTGTTCCACAAACACCATCTTACACTTGACCGCGATCGCCCACGAAGCTGGTGTGACCCTAGATCTGAAGCTAGTAAATGAGATTAGTAAGAAGACCCCCCATTTGTGTCATCTTCGTCCCGGTGGTGTCCATCATGTTGAGGACCTGCATCAAGCCGGGGGTATTCCTGCGGTGATGAAGGAATTGTCCCAAGGAGGGCTTCTAGATCTTGATGTATTAACTGTTAGCACAAAGACCATCGGCACCAACATTGCCCAGGCGAAAACCTTAAGGCCCGATGTAATCCGGACCTTAGATAATCCCTATCACGAGGAAGGGGGACTAGCAGTACTTTGGGGTAACCTTGCTCCCGCTGGTGCCGTTGTCAAGCAATCCGCGGTGGCTCCTGAGATGATGCAGCACCGAGGACCAGCCCGGGTTTTTGACAGTGAGGAAGCTGCGGTAGAGGCGATCCTAGGAGGCAAGATCAAACCCAAGGATGTTGTCGTTATTCGGTACGAAGGTCCCAAGGGTGGTCCGGGTATGCGGGAAATGCTCTCACCCACCTCGGCAGTAGCTGGCATGGGTCTGGATAAGGAAGTAGCGCTCATTACCGATGGACGTTTCTCGGGAGCGACCCGGGGGGCCTCCATTGGGCACGTCTCCCCCGAAGCCGCTGGGGCAGGTCCCATTGCCCTAGTGGAAGAGGACGATGAGATCATCATTGACATTCCTAACAAGTCTTTGGAGCTAAACGTCTCCGAGAAGGTATTAGCCGAAAGACGGAAGCACTGGCAGGCTCCTCCACCGAAGGTGACCGAAGGCTATCTTAAACGGTATGCGAAGCTTGTCACCTCTGCAGCCACCGGTGCAGTCTTTGCCGATTAG
- a CDS encoding HNH endonuclease: MLTKDVLFLGLPIGFETDAREVADLSGENQVKGIHKLSDENGELEAVVLLCTINGEYYPNEWIEPRKILKYYFFGRKHEGKKRFSPDYQDNRAVLASRGNYPLFVFTRERAGHKFVYQGEYELIDASTDLDGAMYFLLRASGMVEGVSLGAIAIEDNENFPEGKVQERLHKYRERNPNLVTVAKNSFLKRHGRLYCEACGFDFAKAYGDRGEGCIEVHHKTPLSELESGHTTTSIEDVLLVCANCHRIIHRIRPWLTTEQIYTLAQNRNT, translated from the coding sequence ATGCTGACTAAGGATGTCTTGTTTCTTGGTTTACCGATTGGGTTTGAAACCGATGCCCGGGAAGTTGCTGATCTTTCCGGTGAGAATCAAGTAAAGGGAATTCACAAACTATCCGACGAGAACGGAGAGCTTGAAGCTGTTGTGTTACTATGTACCATCAACGGTGAATACTACCCCAACGAGTGGATTGAACCCCGCAAAATTCTGAAGTATTACTTTTTCGGTAGAAAACACGAGGGGAAGAAGCGTTTTAGCCCTGATTACCAAGATAACAGAGCAGTGCTTGCATCCCGGGGAAACTACCCTCTATTTGTCTTCACCCGCGAACGTGCTGGTCATAAGTTTGTCTATCAAGGGGAGTATGAACTCATTGATGCTAGCACAGATCTCGATGGTGCCATGTACTTTCTACTTAGGGCTAGTGGGATGGTGGAGGGTGTAAGCCTTGGGGCCATTGCTATTGAGGATAATGAGAATTTCCCCGAGGGCAAGGTACAGGAACGTTTACATAAGTATCGGGAGCGTAATCCAAACCTTGTAACGGTGGCTAAGAATTCGTTCTTAAAAAGACACGGACGTCTCTATTGTGAAGCTTGTGGTTTTGATTTTGCTAAGGCGTATGGAGATAGGGGCGAAGGTTGTATTGAAGTTCATCATAAAACGCCATTGTCCGAGCTTGAGTCTGGGCATACTACCACAAGCATAGAGGATGTCTTACTGGTATGTGCCAATTGTCATCGAATAATCCATAGAATACGTCCCTGGCTAACTACAGAACAGATATATACCCTGGCGCAGAATCGGAATACGTGA